In one Methylobacterium sp. SyP6R genomic region, the following are encoded:
- the bluB gene encoding 5,6-dimethylbenzimidazole synthase, with product MSAPEFGADFRARFADLVAWRRDVRRFRPDPVPEEALRESLALACLSPSVGNSQPWRFVRVSNPERRAAVAASFTRCNDAAAASYDDARASAYRSLKLAGLREAPVHLAVFCDEATGAGHGLGRATMPEMLRYSAVTAVHTFWLAARSHGLGVGWVSILCPEEVAAVLDVAPSWRLIAYLCVGYPVEEHADPELVRHGWQERQEAGTMTER from the coding sequence ATGAGCGCGCCGGAATTCGGGGCGGACTTCCGGGCCCGCTTCGCGGACCTGGTCGCCTGGCGCCGCGACGTGCGGCGCTTCCGTCCCGATCCGGTACCGGAGGAGGCGTTGCGGGAGAGCCTGGCGCTCGCCTGCCTCAGCCCCTCGGTCGGCAACAGCCAGCCCTGGCGCTTCGTCCGGGTCTCGAACCCTGAGCGGCGCGCAGCGGTCGCGGCGAGCTTCACCCGCTGCAACGACGCGGCGGCGGCCTCCTACGACGACGCCCGGGCCAGCGCCTATCGCAGCCTCAAGCTCGCGGGCCTGCGCGAGGCGCCGGTGCATCTCGCGGTGTTCTGCGACGAGGCCACGGGGGCCGGCCACGGCCTCGGCCGGGCCACCATGCCGGAGATGCTGCGCTACTCCGCCGTCACGGCGGTCCACACCTTCTGGCTCGCGGCGCGCAGCCACGGCCTCGGCGTCGGCTGGGTCTCGATCCTGTGCCCCGAGGAGGTCGCCGCCGTCCTCGACGTGGCGCCGTCCTGGCGGCTCATCGCTTATCTGTGCGTCGGCTACCCGGTGGAGGAGCATGCCGACCCGGAACTGGTGCGGCACGGCTGGCAGGAGCGGCAGGAGGCGGGAACGATGACGGAGCGCTGA
- a CDS encoding tautomerase family protein, translating into MPLVTLTLKRERPAPERRAIADAVHAALVESIGIPPDDRFHVVSHQFDDVIYDPGYLGIARSDDLVMIQVHLSTGRSVAQKKALFEAIAKSLGGVGIRPEDVFVTLVEIARENWSFGHGIAQYADAAPPHLAGRA; encoded by the coding sequence ATGCCCCTGGTCACCCTGACACTGAAGCGCGAACGCCCTGCACCGGAGCGCCGCGCCATCGCGGATGCGGTTCACGCCGCCCTCGTCGAGAGCATCGGCATCCCGCCCGACGACCGGTTCCACGTCGTGTCGCACCAATTCGACGATGTGATCTACGATCCGGGTTACCTGGGTATCGCCCGCAGCGACGACCTGGTGATGATCCAGGTCCATCTCTCGACCGGGCGCAGCGTCGCGCAGAAGAAGGCGTTGTTCGAGGCCATCGCGAAAAGTCTCGGCGGGGTCGGGATCCGGCCGGAGGACGTGTTCGTGACCCTGGTCGAGATCGCCCGGGAGAACTGGTCGTTCGGCCACGGCATCGCCCAGTACGCCGATGCCGCGCCGCCGCATCTCGCGGGCAGGGCCTGA